Proteins from a single region of Pseudomonadota bacterium:
- a CDS encoding TIGR02186 family protein, with amino-acid sequence MIRFVLSIVCVCLLCTSGKAEDLLVTLSERTVDITSNFTGSAITVFGAVLRDAATVPRASDYDVVVTVTGPTVDAITRRKDRVLGVWINREAETFENVPSAYSVLSNRPVQEIAHPNLLRRFQIGIEHLLVAAQNDDEEGTDDQAEGLGSVISAASREGVFGRAFLRLQTENEIYAARPEAVEIINNQLFRARATFPADVPLGNFTVRVFLFSGGVLLAEDEVAILVRKTGFEQFIFSASQGQPVVYGLLAVVLALFTGWLGGVVFRRS; translated from the coding sequence ATGATCCGGTTCGTCTTATCGATTGTTTGCGTTTGCTTGCTTTGTACGTCCGGCAAAGCTGAGGATCTTCTTGTAACGTTGTCTGAGCGCACCGTTGACATCACCTCCAACTTCACGGGGTCGGCAATCACCGTCTTCGGTGCGGTGCTACGCGATGCCGCCACCGTGCCCCGCGCTTCTGACTACGATGTGGTCGTAACCGTCACTGGTCCGACGGTTGATGCGATTACTCGTCGGAAAGACCGCGTTCTCGGTGTCTGGATCAACCGCGAGGCCGAAACGTTCGAGAATGTGCCGAGCGCTTATTCGGTGCTATCAAACCGACCTGTTCAAGAGATTGCCCATCCTAACCTGTTGCGGCGCTTTCAGATCGGAATAGAGCATCTGCTTGTCGCGGCGCAAAACGATGACGAAGAGGGCACGGACGATCAGGCTGAGGGGTTGGGGTCGGTGATTTCAGCGGCAAGCCGGGAAGGCGTTTTCGGCCGTGCCTTTTTGCGCCTTCAGACTGAAAACGAGATTTATGCCGCGCGCCCGGAGGCCGTTGAGATCATAAACAACCAGCTTTTTCGGGCGCGCGCAACGTTTCCGGCGGACGTCCCATTGGGCAACTTCACGGTTCGCGTTTTTCTGTTCTCCGGTGGCGTGCTGCTGGCGGAAGACGAGGTTGCGATCCTCGTGCGCAAGACCGGTTTTGAGCAATTCATATTTTCGGCTTCGCAAGGTCAGCCCGTCGTGTATGGCCTTCTCGCCGTTGTGCTCGCACTGTTCACCGGTTGGTTGGGTGGGGTTGTGTTTCGTCGCTCATGA
- the pdeM gene encoding ligase-associated DNA damage response endonuclease PdeM, with the protein MAAWMQQQAEHDTDTSARVDLDYAQFVADRAGALYWPDQQTLIVADLHLEKGSSFARFRTHLPPYDTAATLRQLASLIEIYAPRTVIALGDSVHDRTAWERLSKTDREQLVGLIATTTDWIWITGNHDPEPPSGVGGQSLDAITVGPVVMRHHPGGILAADQMELAGHLHPAARVIGRGGSARRPAFATDGRRMILPAFGAYAGGLCLSAKPFRPLFEAETFTAYVCGRSRVFVVPGKRVLGWT; encoded by the coding sequence ATGGCTGCGTGGATGCAGCAGCAGGCTGAGCACGATACAGATACAAGCGCGCGTGTTGATCTCGATTACGCCCAGTTTGTCGCAGACCGGGCGGGCGCGCTGTACTGGCCTGATCAACAAACGTTGATCGTTGCCGACCTGCACCTTGAAAAAGGCTCATCATTCGCCCGCTTCCGCACGCATCTTCCGCCCTACGATACGGCAGCAACGCTTCGCCAACTGGCCAGTCTGATTGAGATTTATGCGCCACGAACAGTCATTGCACTCGGTGATAGCGTTCATGACCGGACGGCATGGGAACGGCTATCAAAGACTGACCGTGAGCAGCTGGTAGGGTTGATTGCGACAACCACAGACTGGATCTGGATTACCGGCAACCATGACCCGGAGCCACCATCAGGAGTTGGTGGGCAAAGCCTTGACGCGATCACCGTCGGCCCCGTCGTCATGCGGCATCATCCCGGTGGCATTCTCGCGGCGGATCAGATGGAACTGGCCGGGCATCTTCACCCCGCCGCACGGGTCATAGGTCGCGGGGGATCCGCCCGGCGCCCTGCGTTTGCCACCGACGGGCGGCGGATGATCCTGCCCGCGTTTGGTGCCTACGCAGGGGGCCTGTGCCTGTCGGCGAAACCGTTCCGCCCCCTCTTCGAAGCCGAGACCTTCACCGCCTACGTTTGCGGTCGCTCGCGGGTCTTCGTTGTGCCCGGCAAGCGTGTTCTTGGTTGGACGTGA
- a CDS encoding DUF3429 domain-containing protein gives MKFDLASVPRAPLWLGLSGALPFAGGVMTYASGGIGPVSAPFALQSTLAYGAVILSFLAGIRWGLGLLLADAARRDARLSVSVVPSLLGWVALLLPAFPGLVLLAMAFAAQGAWDAGDATRDGAPDWYPTLRILLTAIVCSLLTVLAVLTIV, from the coding sequence ATGAAGTTCGATCTTGCGTCGGTACCCCGTGCACCCCTGTGGCTCGGCTTGTCCGGCGCTTTACCTTTCGCCGGTGGTGTTATGACCTATGCATCAGGTGGTATCGGCCCGGTTAGCGCACCCTTCGCCTTACAGTCGACGTTGGCATACGGCGCCGTCATTCTTTCGTTTCTTGCCGGTATCCGATGGGGTTTAGGGCTGCTGTTAGCCGATGCTGCGCGGCGTGATGCGCGCCTTTCCGTATCCGTCGTTCCATCGCTATTGGGCTGGGTTGCGCTTCTTCTCCCCGCGTTCCCCGGGCTGGTCCTACTCGCCATGGCGTTTGCAGCGCAGGGAGCGTGGGATGCGGGTGACGCAACTCGGGACGGCGCACCGGACTGGTACCCAACATTGCGGATCCTGCTGACCGCGATCGTGTGTTCGCTACTGACCGTCTTAGCGGTTCTAACGATTGTCTAG